In Odontesthes bonariensis isolate fOdoBon6 chromosome 9, fOdoBon6.hap1, whole genome shotgun sequence, the following proteins share a genomic window:
- the LOC142388509 gene encoding beta-galactosidase-1-like protein 2 produces MNRSGGLKADSSQFTLEGEPFHILGGSVHYFRVPRPYWKDRLLKMKACGLNTLTTYVPWNLHEPERGAFNFQDQLDLRAYISLAAEMGLWVILRPGPYICAEWDLGGLPSWLLQDKDMQLRTTYPGFVNAVNLYFDKLVAVVKPLMFEEGGPIFAVQVENEYGSYAKDEDYMPFIKNCLQTRGISELLLTSDNWEGLKYEGMDGVLKTINLQRLSFGAIQHLADMQPQKPLMVMEYWSGWYDVWGEHHHVFHAEDMLAVVSEILERGVSINLYMFQGGTNFGFMNGAMDFGTYKPQVTSYDYDAPLSEAGDCTTKYQLLRNLFHQYHSEPLPEVPAPQERRAYEPVSVQQHLSLWDSLHFADKPYRSEGPVNMENLPVNSNNGQSYGYTLYETTITSGGVLNSRNNIRDRALVFVDRQCFGCLDYKNHEVALPDAKGERTLALLVENCGRVNYGKALNEQRKGIVGDIVLNHAPLRGFSIFCLDLKPSFIKRLTNTGPWKTDFKSLSVPAFVQARLCVDGPPKDTFIRLPGWGKGVVFVNGQNLGRYWLIGPQHFLYLPGPWLRNGENQIIVFEEQRLDGKILFAEDPDHGKTIDVYKLPFCTLL; encoded by the exons ATGAACCGCTCGGGAGGTTTGAAGGCTGACTCATCTCAGTTCACTCTTGAGGGAGAGCCTTTCCACATCCTGGGAGGCTCTGTCCACTACTTCCGTGTCCCCAGACCCTACTGGAAGGACCGGTTGCTGAAGATGAAGGCCTGTGGTCTCAACACTCTCACAAC ATATGTGCCATGGAACCTGCACGAGCCTGAGAGAGGAGCGTTCAACTTTCAGGATCAGCTAGACCTCAG GGCCTATATCAGTCTAGCAGCAGAGATGGGTCTCTGGGTGATCTTGCGCCCCGGGCCGTACATCTGCGCCGAATGGGATTTAGGCGGGTTGCCAAG ctGGTTGCTGCAAGACAAAGACATGCAGTTAAGGACAACTTATCCTGGATTTGTGAATGCCGTCAACTTGTACTTTGACAAGCTTGTCGCAGTTGTCAAACCTCTGATG TTTGAAGAGGGAGGCCCGATCTTTGCGGTCCAAGTTGAGAACGAGTATGGATCATATGCTAAAGATGAGGACTACATGCCATTTATAAAGAAT TGTCTCCAGACCAGAGGGATCAGTGAGCTCCTGCTGACTTCAGACAACTGGGAGGGCTTAAAATATGAAGGGATGGACGGAG TTCTTAAAACAATAAACCTTCAGAGACTGTCGTTTGGAGCTATACAGCACTTGGCTGACATGCAG CCTCAGAAACCTCTAATGGTGATGGAGTATTGGTCTGGATGGTATGATGTCTGGGGAGAGCATCATCACGTCTTCCACGCAGAAG ACATGCTGGCTGTGGTGTCTGAGATCTTGGAGAGAGGCGTTTCCATTAACCTGTACATGTTTCAAGGTGGAACCAACTTTGGCTTCATGAATGGAGCAATGGACTTTGGAACCTACAAACCTCAGGTCACAAGTTATG ATTACGATGCTCCACTATCTGAAGCCGGAGACTGCACCACAAAATATCAACTCTTGAGGAATTTATTCCACCAATACCACT CTGAGCCTCTTCCTGAAGTGCCCGCTCCTCAGGAGAGGAGAGCTTATGAGCCTGTTTCTGTGCAGCAGCACCTATCGCTGTGGGACAGCTTGCACTTCGCAGACAAG CCGTACAGATCAGAAGGGCCGGTGAACATGGAAAATCTCCCAGTCAACAGCAACAACGGGCAGTCCTATGGTTATACACTGTATGAAACCACCATCACCAGTGGAGGGGTCCTGAACTCCaggaacaacatcagagacagaGCGCTG GTTTTTGTGGACAGACAGTGTTTTGGTTGTTTGGATTACAAGAATCACGAAGTCGCCCTCCCTGATGCCAAG GGAGAGAGGACATTGGCCTTACTTGTGGAGAACTGTGGAAGAGTGAATTATGGGAAAGCTCTCAATGAGCAGCGCAAAG GTATCGTGGGAGACATCGTATTGAATCACGCACCCCTGAGAGGATTCAGCATCTTCTGTTTGGATCTGAAGCCAAGCTTCATCAAAAG ATTAACGAATACAGGTCCGTGGAAAACAGACTTCAAGTCACTGTCTGTCCCTGCATTTGTCCAGGCCAGACTCTGTGTGGATGGCCCGCCTAAAGACACCTTCATCAGACTTCCT GGATGGGGTAAAGGAGTTGTATTTGTCAATGGGCAGAACCTTGGTCGTTACTGGTTAATCGGCCCCCAGCATTTCCTCTATCTCCCAGGACCTTGGCTCAGAAATGGAGAGAATCAG ATCATTGTTTTTGAGGAACAAAGATTGGACGGCAAAATACTATTTGCCGAAGATCCCGATCATGGAAAGACTATTGATGTTTACAAACTTCCCTTTTGTACACTGTTGTGA
- the LOC142388507 gene encoding beta-galactosidase-1-like protein 2, which produces MEKSSVFGVRLSLKQRYVLLLCVTGALIIAYQFTRNCPEERRMSRVEGLRADSSQFTLERKPFRILGGSVHYFRIPRAYWEDRLLKMKACGLNTLTTYVPWNLHEPEQGVFDFEHQLDLEAYLRLAASLDLWVILRPGPYICAEWDLGGLPSWLLRDRNMKLRTTYPGFTKAVNSFFDQVIKKVAPHQYSHGGPIIAVQVENEYGSYAKDEEYMPFIKEALLSRGIAELLLTSDNKDGLKLGGVKGALETLNFQKLDPSEVKYLEGIQPQKPKMVMEYWSGWFDLWGGLHHVYSAEDMISVVTEVLKMDMSINLYMFHGGTNFGFMSGAFAVGIPAPKPMVTSYDYDAPLSEAGDYTTKYHLLRNLFSHYHTEPLPDLPPSHERRSHQPVVVQKHLSLWDTLHFADKPLKSARPVNMENLPVNRNSGQSYGYTLYETTITSGGALKSKNNVRDRALVFVDKHFVGVLDYEVQELAISEGKGRRTLGLLVENCGRVNYGETLDEQRKGLVGDIQLNTDLLRDFIIHSLDMKPGFVNRLESSGHWMPMRQRPSFPAFFQASLHLNGSPKDTFIKLPGWSKGVVFVNGKNLGRYWSIGPQQTLYVPGPLLRRGDNQVTVFEEQETDGKIQFSSSPDYGMTVDVQ; this is translated from the exons ATGGAAAAGTCGTCAGTGTTTGGCGTCCGTCTGTCCTTAAAACAACGATACGTTTTGCTGCTTTGCGTCACTGGCGCATTAATAATTGCTTATCAGTTTACAAG GAATTGTCCTGAAGAAAGAAGAATGAGCCGTGTGGAGGGTCTGAGAGCTGACTCGTCTCAGTTCACTTTGGAGAGAAAACCTTTTCGCATCCTGGGAGGCTCTGTCCATTACTTCCGAATCCCCAGAGCATACTGGGAGGACCGACTGCTGAAGATGAAGGCCTGTGGCCTCAACACTTTGACAAC ctaTGTACCGTGGAACCTGCATGAGCCAGAGCAAGGGGTGTTTGACTTTGAGCATCAGCTGGATTTAGA AGCCTACCTTCGTCTTGCAGCCAGCTTGGACCTCTGGGTGATTCTGCGTCCGGGGCCGTACATCTGCGCTGAATGGGATTTAGGTGGACTacccag CTGGCTTCTGCGAGACCGCAACATGAAGCTGAGAACGACCTACCCAGGATTCACTAAAGCAGTCAATTCCTTCTTTGATCAGGTCATCAAGAAAGTTGCTCCACATCAG TACTCCCACGGCGGCCCAATCATAGCAGTTCAAGTGGAGAATGAATACGGCTCCTATGCCAAAGATGAGGAGTACATGCCTTTCATCAAGGAG GCGTTACTGTCGAGGGGCATCGCAGAGCTGCTGCTGACCTCTGACAATAAGGACGGGCTAAAGCTTGGAGGAGTGAAAGGAG caCTGGAAACTCTAAATTTTCAGAAACTGGATCCGAGTGAAGTCAAGTATCTGGAGGGGATTCAG CCTCAGAAACCCAAGATGGTGATGGAGTACTGGTCTGGCTGGTTTGATCTATGGGGCGGACTTCACCACGTGTACAGTGCTGAAG acATGATATCTGTCGTCACGGAAGTTCTTAAGATGGACATGTCCATCAATCTCTACATGTTCCACGGAGGGACCAATTTTGGCTTCATGAGTGGCGCGTTCGCCGTTGGAATACCAGCACCTAAACCCATGGTAACCAGCTACG ATTATGATGCTCCATTATCCGAGGCTGGGGATTACACCACCAAGTATCATCTTCTGAGGAATTTATTCAGCCACTACCACA CCGAGCCTCTCCCTGATCTGCCCCCGTCTCACGAGAGGAGGTCACACCAGCCTGTTGTCGTCCAGAAGCACCTGTCTCTGTGGGACACTCTGCATTTCGCTGACAAG CCGTTGAAGTCGGCGAGGCCGGTGAACATGGAGAACCTCCCCGTGAACAGGAACAGCGGTCAGTCGTACGGCTACACGCTGTATGAGACGACCATCACCAGTGGCGGCGCCCTCAAGTCGAAGAACAACGTCAGAGACAGAGCGCTG GTTTTCGTGGACAAACATTTTGTTGGCGTTTTGGACTACGAGGTGCAAGAACTTGCAATATCTGAAGGGAAG GGAAGAAGAACTCTAGGTCTACTTGTGGAGAACTGTGGAAGAGTGAACTATGGGGAAACTCTGGATGAGCAGCGCAAAG GTCTTGTTGGAGATATTCAGTTAAACACGGACCTCCTACGAGACTTCATTATTCACAGTCTGGATATGAAACCAGGCTTTGTAAACAG ACTTGAGAGCTCAGGCCACTGGATGCCCATGCGCCAGCGGCCCTCCTTCCCAGCCTTTTTCCAGGCCAGTCTCCATCTCAACGGCTCTCCTAAAGACACCTTCATCAAACTCCCC GGCTGGAGTAAAGGCGTTGTGTTTGTCAATGGCAAGAATTTGGGCCGCTACTGGTCTATTGGTCCCCAGCAAACACTCTACGTCCCCGGTCCTTTGCTTCGCAGAGGGGACAACCAG